Within the Rosa rugosa chromosome 2, drRosRugo1.1, whole genome shotgun sequence genome, the region GTAGACACAAAAGCGGAATGACAATTTGTAGAACACACTCCCAGATGGTAAAATCAGGGATAAATTATCATCAGTGTTTAAGATCACCCGGAATCAATGCTTTTTTCTGTGTCTGCTCTGAAAAATGCAGGAGGTGCTACCCCCATATTCCGAGATTGAAAAACATTGACTACATGTTCCAAAATCTCCACTTTGATTTCCTTAACTTTCTTCCCAAATGCCCATTCTGATTACTTCCTTCAAGAAGATGAtcctagcaaacaaagaaacGCCCATAGGTCCTTCTTTAACCGGGAAGCTTCTTTCTCAGCTTCAAGATACTCCGTGAGATCTAGATCATATGCACAGAAGGGACAGTAGAAGTCACCGGTCTTATAAGAGATAAATTTGGAACCCATGCAGCTTTCATGATACGCCAAAGGGCAATCACTGGTACTACAAATCAACAACTGACCACCTTCATTACACATTAGACAATGATCTTTCTCTTTCAAATAGTAATAACGAGTCAATGCACATTTAGAGCTCAAGAAATCACGCTTCTCCATGGTGACGAAATCCCAGCGTGAGAGGTCCTTGACTCCATCAGCAATGGTCTTCTTCTGGGATACATCTGCTGATGCAGGACGTGTTATATTAATATGAGAATCATGCTCACTGTTGTAATCAGATTCTTTGGCAAAAACCTTACGCTGGCTTTTACCTGGAGGAGCAACAGGCGATGTTGTTAGTTCAGGACAATGCTCACTAACACCTTTGCCTTTATCAGCAATGCTCTTCTGTTTGGATCCATCAACAGATACAGGATGTGGTACTTCAATATGAAACTCATGCTCAATGTTACAACTGGAGTCTTTAGCAGAAACCTTATGCTGCGTCTCATGTGGAGGAGCAATACCTGATATTGTACGTTCAGGACTAAACCCACTACCATCTTTGAATTTATGAGCACAAGGATTTTCTACAAAACTCTTATGGATTGCATCCCCACTTCTCTTTGAGGCAGTATAATCATCACGACCATCCTCTAGTGCCCACGTTTCCACCCTCATATCCATCCGAAATTCTGACAACACACACTTTTCTCTCTGGGAAACTGGAATGTCCCTTTCCAATGAATCTTCCAACATTTCTCTTCCCGCTAAAGGAACTGAGTTGTCCTGTGCCGACCGCAAAACATAAGAGtcatccatcttcatcttcttggcATTTACACCCGAACC harbors:
- the LOC133730064 gene encoding uncharacterized protein LOC133730064, which translates into the protein MGKMSAFESAIAWGLAVEALASSKQVAVSILHDLIAQIPPNLPDDLRNRVNERVALRCLEELFGAHDAPPVRRSKLSFELSESCQQVLRRIVNETAESDVRMGGGGKWKWDIEPFIEHKRASMPTCALNKLKDSVVDWSHPYAELFGRKSGLAFVRVAGSDGILGLNGGCSNAPNIGVEEARNDESALPSKRGKNASETEKVADENYDGSGVNAKKMKMDDSYVLRSAQDNSVPLAGREMLEDSLERDIPVSQREKCVLSEFRMDMRVETWALEDGRDDYTASKRSGDAIHKSFVENPCAHKFKDGSGFSPERTISGIAPPHETQHKVSAKDSSCNIEHEFHIEVPHPVSVDGSKQKSIADKGKGVSEHCPELTTSPVAPPDVSQKKTIADGVKDLSRWDFVTMEKRDFLSSKCALTRYYYLKEKDHCLMCNEGGQLLICSTSDCPLAYHESCMGSKFISYKTGDFYCPFCAYDLDLTEYLEAEKEASRLKKDLWAFLCLLGSSS